A part of Capsicum annuum cultivar UCD-10X-F1 unplaced genomic scaffold, UCD10Xv1.1 ctg2654, whole genome shotgun sequence genomic DNA contains:
- the LOC124890885 gene encoding 60S ribosomal protein L6-like — MAVKKFSRNANLNNGIGKFFCSKMFHKKGLWVIKKKKGGKFPTHPKSTGVVAPPSTTVIKPSKFYPADDVEKSLINEHKPKPTNLRASITPGTGLIILAGRFKKKRVVFLKQLVCSGLLLVSGLFKVNGVLLRRVNQAYVIATSTKVDVSGVKIDKIQWKFMLFLVFVVVDIVVAVHCQKKNGVAPEEGLCWLILKENIIVVPEEGLC, encoded by the exons ATGGCCGTCAAGAAATTCTCTCGTAACGCTAACCTAAACAACGGAATCGGCAAATTCTTCTGTTCCAAAATGTTCCACAAAAAGGGGCTTTGGGTTATCAAGAAGAAAAAGGGCGGCAAATTCCCCACCCACCCAAAATCCACCGGCGTCGTTGCTCCGCCCTCAACCACCGTCATCAAACCATCAAAATTCTACCCAGCTGATGACGTGGAAAAATCCCTCATCAACGAACACAAACCAAAACCCACAAACTTGAGAGCCAGTATTACACCTGGTACTGGTTTGATTATTCTAGCTGGgagatttaagaaaaaaagagttgtgTTCTTGAAACAACTTGTATGTTCTGGACTGTTACTTGTTAGTGGGTTGTTTAAGGTTAATGGGGTTTTATTAAGGAGAGTTAATCAAGCTTATGTTATTGCTACTTCAACGAAAGTGGATGTTAGTGGAGTTAAGATTGACAAGATTCAATGGAAGTTTATGTTATTCCTtgtctttgttgtggttgatattgTCGTTGCTgttcattgtcaaaaaaaaaatggtgttGCTCCTGAAGAGGGTCTTTGCtggttgatatt aaaagaaaatattattgttGTTCCCGAAGAGGGTCTTTGttga